From one Coffea eugenioides isolate CCC68of chromosome 11, Ceug_1.0, whole genome shotgun sequence genomic stretch:
- the LOC113752496 gene encoding LRR receptor-like serine/threonine-protein kinase GSO1, producing the protein MDKAYSLWLAALVVLLHFAPTSVCVQVVSAGNTRDLDALLALKATVFDPERILPTNWSSSASVCSWIGITCNTRHQRVAAIDLPNMGLIGTIPPQLGNLSFLVRLNLPNNSLHGRPPPDLSNLRRLRYISLAGNSFSGRLPSWLGALSELQYLSLGYNKFYGSLSGVLFNATKLQTILLPNNSITGHIPDEFSSLENLIGLNLDFNQLTGSLPKSLFNLSSLQKLGVSSNSLSGSLPRDICKKHVSQLQGLYLSYNQLQGEIPSGIGGCSRLQNLSLSYNKFNGSLPKEFWNLTALERIRLGNTYLEGPIADDIHNLQNLRILHLANTDMTEYEIEA; encoded by the exons ATGGACAAAGCTTATTCCCTTTGGCTTGCAGCCTTGGTGGTACTGTTGCATTTTGCCCCAACTTCGGTTTGTGTCCAAGTTGTTTCCGCAGGCAATACTCGTGATCTGGATGCTCTTCTTGCCTTGAAGGCAACCGTATTCGATCCCGAGAGGATCCTCCCGACCAACTGGTCCAGTTCTGCCTCTGTGTGCAGCTGGATCGGAATCACTTGTAATACTCGCCATCAGAGAGTAGCAGCCATAGACCTGCCGAACATGGGCCTAATCGGCACCATACCTCCCCAACTTGGAAATCTTTCTTTCTTGGTCCGGCTGAATTTGCCAAATAATAGCTTGCACGGAAGACCTCCACCGGATCTGTCTAATTTGCGCCGATTGAGATACATTAGCTTGGCAGGCAACAGCTTTAGCGGAAGGCTTCCCTCATGGTTGGGAGCTTTATCTGAACTTCAGTACTTATCTCTGGGATATAACAAGTTTTATGGTTCATTGTCAGGTGTGCTTTTCAACGCAACAAAGTTGCAGACTATCCTGTTGCCGAACAACTCAATAACGGGACATATTCCTGACGAGTTCAGCTCTCTTGAGAACTTGATCGGGCTGAACTTGGATTTTAACCAGCTTACAGGCTCTCTGCCCAAGTCTTTGTTTAACCTCTCGTCACTGCAGAAACTTGGTGTTTCGAGCAATAGCTTATCTGGTTCCCTTCCGAGGGATATCTGCAAGAAACATGTCTCTCAACTCCAAGGGCTTTATTTATCATACAATCAACTTCAAGGCGAAATTCCTTCTGGTATTGGAGGATGTTCAAGGCTTCAAAACTTGTCCTTATCCTACAACAAATTCAATGGATCCTTACCCAAAGAATTTTGGAATCTAACTGCGCTTGAGAGGATCCGTCTTGGTAACACCTATCTTGAAG GTCCAATTGCAGACGATATTCATAATCTTCAAAATTTGAGGATTCTTCACTTAGCCAATACTGACATGACTG AGTATGAAATAGAGGCTTAG